From one Thalassobaculum sp. OXR-137 genomic stretch:
- the scpA gene encoding methylmalonyl-CoA mutase, which yields MSRIPDFASLDLGRGTAASAPDAEPWLTPEGIAVKPFYTAEDLEGLDHLNTWPGIPPFLRGPYPTMYVTKPWTIRQYAGFSTAEESNAFYRRNLAAGQKGLSIAFDLATHRGYDSDHPRVAGDVGMAGVAIDSIMDMQTLFSGIPLDEMSVSMTMNGAVLPVMALYILAAEEQGVAPEKLSGTIQNDILKEFMVRNTYIYPPIPSMRIISDIFAFTSEKMPKFNSISISGYHMQEAGATADLELAYTLADGVQYIRAGMDAGLDVDRFAPRLSFFWAIGMNFFMEVAKMRAARLLWAKLVKEFGAKSDKSLSLRTHCQTSGWSLTAQDVFNNVTRTCVEALAATHGHTQSLHTNALDEALALPTDFSARIARNTQLMIAQETGTTRVIDPWGGSYYVERLTRDLAEKAWAHIQEVESYGGMAKAIEAGIPKMRIEEAAARTQARIDSRRQTIVGVNKYRTDDPENIEILKVDNAKVRKGQLEQLARLRAERDQSKVDATLDALTKSAETGEGNLLALAVDAARARATVGEISMALEKVWGRHVAEVKAISGVYSKEVGESAVVNQVKQLVAEFEEQEGRRPRILIAKMGQDGHDRGQKVIATAFADLGFDVDIGPLFQTPAEAARQAVENDVHVVGASSLAAGHLTLVPELREELAKLGREDIMVVVGGVVPPQDYDALYKAGAAAIFPPGTVIAEAAIDLLKKLLDTFGDETRAA from the coding sequence ATGAGCCGGATACCCGATTTCGCCAGCCTCGACCTGGGCCGCGGCACCGCCGCCTCTGCCCCCGACGCCGAGCCCTGGCTGACGCCGGAAGGCATCGCGGTGAAGCCGTTCTACACGGCGGAGGATCTGGAAGGCCTCGATCACCTGAACACGTGGCCTGGTATCCCGCCGTTCCTGCGCGGCCCGTACCCGACCATGTACGTCACCAAGCCGTGGACGATCCGCCAATATGCCGGCTTCTCCACGGCGGAGGAGAGCAACGCCTTCTACCGCCGCAACCTGGCGGCCGGGCAGAAGGGTCTCTCCATCGCCTTCGACCTCGCCACCCACCGCGGCTATGACAGCGACCATCCGCGCGTCGCCGGCGATGTCGGCATGGCCGGCGTGGCGATCGACAGCATCATGGATATGCAGACCCTGTTCAGCGGCATTCCGCTGGACGAGATGAGCGTGTCGATGACCATGAACGGTGCGGTGCTGCCGGTGATGGCGCTCTACATCCTCGCCGCCGAGGAACAGGGCGTGGCGCCGGAGAAGCTCAGCGGGACCATCCAGAACGACATCCTCAAGGAGTTCATGGTCCGCAACACCTATATCTACCCGCCGATCCCCTCCATGCGGATCATCTCCGACATCTTCGCCTTCACCTCGGAGAAGATGCCGAAGTTCAACTCGATCTCGATCTCCGGCTATCACATGCAGGAGGCCGGGGCGACGGCCGACCTGGAACTGGCCTACACCCTGGCCGACGGCGTGCAGTACATCCGCGCCGGCATGGATGCCGGTCTCGACGTCGACCGCTTTGCGCCGCGCCTGTCGTTCTTCTGGGCGATCGGCATGAACTTCTTCATGGAGGTCGCCAAGATGCGGGCCGCGCGCCTGCTCTGGGCCAAGCTGGTGAAGGAATTCGGGGCGAAGTCGGACAAGTCCCTGTCCCTGCGCACCCATTGCCAGACCTCCGGCTGGTCGCTGACGGCTCAAGACGTGTTCAACAACGTGACGCGCACCTGCGTTGAGGCGCTCGCCGCCACCCACGGCCATACCCAGTCGCTGCACACCAATGCCCTGGACGAGGCGCTGGCGCTGCCGACCGACTTCTCGGCCCGGATCGCCCGCAACACCCAGCTCATGATCGCCCAGGAGACCGGGACCACCCGCGTGATCGACCCCTGGGGCGGCTCCTACTACGTGGAGCGGCTGACCCGCGATCTGGCGGAGAAGGCCTGGGCGCATATCCAGGAAGTGGAAAGCTACGGCGGCATGGCCAAAGCGATCGAGGCCGGCATTCCGAAGATGCGGATCGAGGAGGCGGCCGCCCGCACCCAGGCGCGCATCGATAGCCGCCGCCAGACCATCGTCGGCGTGAACAAGTACCGGACCGACGATCCCGAGAACATCGAGATCCTGAAGGTCGACAACGCCAAGGTCCGCAAGGGTCAGCTCGAACAGCTCGCGCGGCTGCGGGCGGAGCGCGACCAGTCCAAGGTCGATGCCACCCTCGACGCGCTGACCAAGTCGGCGGAGACCGGGGAGGGCAACCTGCTGGCGCTCGCCGTCGACGCGGCGCGGGCCCGGGCGACCGTGGGCGAGATCTCCATGGCGCTGGAGAAGGTTTGGGGCCGTCACGTGGCCGAGGTGAAGGCGATCTCAGGCGTCTATTCCAAGGAAGTAGGGGAGAGCGCTGTGGTGAACCAGGTCAAGCAGCTCGTCGCCGAATTCGAGGAGCAGGAGGGCCGACGCCCCCGCATCCTGATCGCCAAGATGGGCCAGGACGGCCACGACCGCGGCCAGAAGGTGATCGCCACGGCCTTCGCCGATCTCGGTTTCGACGTGGATATCGGCCCGCTGTTCCAGACCCCGGCCGAGGCCGCGCGTCAGGCGGTGGAGAACGACGTCCATGTGGTCGGCGCCTCGTCGCTGGCGGCCGGGCATCTGACGCTGGTGCCGGAACTGCGCGAGGAACTGGCCAAGCTGGGGCGCGAGGACATCATGGTCGTGGTCGGCGGCGTGGTGCCGCCGCAGGATTACGACGCGCTCTACAAGGCCGGTGCGGCGGCGATCTTCCCGCCGGGCACGGTGATCGCCGAGGCGGCCATCGACCTGCTGAAGAAGCTGCTCGACACCTTCGGCGACGAAACCCGGGCGGCCTGA
- a CDS encoding ArnT family glycosyltransferase encodes MTSLSMTTSDETTHLRIALAWVIGLTVLRLFANALTGLELYGDEAQYWTWAQTLDFGYFTKPPLIAWIIAATTSVCGDGEACVRLSSPLLHAGTALALYGLGRSVADSRVAMWSALIWITLPSIAFSSLIVSTDVPLLFSWAVAAAAYRRLLDTRAWRWAAVAGIAIGLGMLAKYAMAYAFLGIALHLVLSPRDRWILRDLRGLLILALALLVLSPNLYWNAANHFATVAHLGDNTNLGADSSQKFRISKALQFLGEQAGVFGPVPFAILAWRIVALIRGRASEAEKFLLAMALPPLAIITFQAFLSRANANWAATAYPTATVLVALWLVAQAPRWMRYVTVVPHLVACLAFAVIVAVWPTVRIPQADRGFSRLTGWEQVADAARGDVLTNPDLPILMTDRIAMASMLYYMRDQLGVGTLQPGKRPVYVWDWNHRPEHHYELAVPYDPETTDKALMITDWEDPGPILAHFETTEQIRVISITSYGRTKRLEIWRVAGFKGWE; translated from the coding sequence ATGACCTCTCTCTCCATGACGACATCCGACGAGACGACGCATCTGCGCATCGCGCTGGCCTGGGTGATCGGGCTGACCGTGCTGCGGCTGTTCGCCAACGCGCTGACCGGACTGGAGCTCTACGGCGACGAGGCGCAGTACTGGACCTGGGCTCAGACCCTCGATTTCGGCTATTTCACCAAGCCGCCCCTGATCGCCTGGATCATCGCCGCCACCACCTCGGTCTGCGGCGACGGCGAGGCCTGCGTACGGCTGTCCTCGCCGCTGCTGCATGCCGGCACGGCGCTGGCGCTGTACGGCCTCGGCCGCAGCGTGGCGGACAGCCGGGTCGCCATGTGGTCGGCGCTGATCTGGATCACCCTGCCGTCGATCGCCTTTTCCAGCCTGATCGTTTCCACGGACGTCCCGCTGCTGTTCAGCTGGGCGGTGGCGGCGGCCGCCTATCGCCGCCTGCTGGATACACGGGCGTGGCGCTGGGCGGCGGTCGCCGGTATCGCCATCGGCCTGGGAATGCTGGCGAAATACGCCATGGCCTATGCCTTTCTCGGCATCGCCCTGCATCTGGTGCTGAGCCCGCGCGACCGCTGGATCCTGCGCGACCTGCGGGGCCTGCTGATCCTGGCCCTGGCGCTGCTGGTCCTATCGCCGAACCTGTACTGGAACGCCGCCAACCATTTCGCCACGGTGGCCCATCTCGGCGACAACACCAATCTGGGCGCCGACTCCTCGCAGAAATTCCGCATCTCCAAGGCGCTGCAGTTCCTCGGCGAACAGGCCGGCGTGTTCGGCCCCGTCCCCTTCGCCATCCTGGCCTGGCGCATCGTCGCCTTGATCCGCGGCCGGGCAAGCGAGGCGGAGAAGTTCCTGCTGGCCATGGCCCTGCCGCCGCTGGCGATCATCACCTTCCAGGCCTTCCTGTCCCGGGCCAACGCCAACTGGGCGGCAACCGCCTATCCGACGGCGACGGTGCTGGTTGCCCTGTGGCTGGTGGCCCAGGCGCCGCGCTGGATGCGGTACGTGACCGTGGTCCCGCATCTGGTCGCCTGCCTGGCCTTCGCGGTGATCGTCGCGGTCTGGCCGACCGTGCGGATTCCGCAGGCCGACCGCGGCTTCTCGCGATTGACCGGCTGGGAACAGGTCGCCGATGCCGCCCGCGGCGACGTGCTGACCAATCCGGACCTGCCGATCCTGATGACCGACCGGATCGCCATGGCGTCGATGCTGTACTACATGCGCGACCAGCTCGGCGTCGGCACGCTGCAGCCGGGCAAGCGGCCGGTCTATGTGTGGGACTGGAATCACCGGCCCGAGCACCATTACGAACTGGCGGTGCCCTACGATCCGGAGACGACGGACAAGGCGCTGATGATCACCGACTGGGAGGATCCCGGCCCGATCCTCGCCCATTTCGAGACCACCGAGCAGATCCGCGTGATCTCCATCACCA
- a CDS encoding thiamine pyrophosphate-dependent dehydrogenase E1 component subunit alpha: MTADPRTPGAARNLDLDRLLAHHKLMWRIRAFEEAALRANTEKLVLGAIHPSIGQEGIAVGVCSNLRTDDILASTHRGHGHTLAKGANPTAMMRELLGREGGTSHGKGGSMHIADFSVGMLGANGVVAANIHITAGAAHAIKLRGEDRVACSIFGDGAINRGPFLEGLNWAKVFELPALFVCEDNGYASTTRTADMTAGPGPAARAQAIGLPAVEVDGNDVVALDEAVRDAVAAIRAGGGPRFINAKTYRLTGHTAADPDGYRARDDVAAAWKRCPITRLAQTLADAGVRGDQLAAHERDAIEEMDAVYDDAKAAPWPPLSRAFADVQDVGDPRNGAY, translated from the coding sequence GTGACGGCAGACCCACGCACGCCAGGGGCGGCGCGTAACCTCGATCTCGACCGGCTGCTGGCCCATCACAAGCTGATGTGGCGGATCCGCGCCTTCGAGGAAGCGGCCCTTCGCGCCAATACCGAGAAACTGGTGCTCGGCGCCATCCACCCCTCCATCGGCCAGGAAGGCATCGCCGTCGGCGTCTGCTCCAACCTGCGCACCGACGACATTCTCGCCTCCACCCATCGCGGCCACGGCCACACCCTGGCCAAGGGCGCGAACCCGACCGCCATGATGCGCGAGCTGCTGGGGCGCGAGGGCGGGACCAGCCACGGCAAGGGCGGCTCCATGCACATCGCCGACTTCTCGGTCGGCATGCTGGGCGCCAACGGCGTGGTCGCCGCCAACATCCACATCACCGCCGGTGCCGCCCATGCGATCAAGCTGCGCGGCGAGGACCGGGTCGCCTGCTCGATCTTCGGCGACGGCGCGATCAACCGGGGCCCATTCCTGGAAGGGCTGAACTGGGCCAAGGTGTTCGAGCTGCCGGCTCTGTTCGTGTGCGAGGACAACGGCTACGCCTCGACCACCCGCACCGCCGACATGACCGCCGGTCCTGGCCCCGCCGCAAGGGCGCAGGCGATCGGCCTGCCGGCGGTGGAGGTGGACGGCAACGATGTTGTCGCCCTGGACGAGGCGGTGCGCGACGCGGTCGCCGCGATACGCGCCGGCGGCGGGCCGCGCTTCATCAACGCCAAGACCTACCGGCTGACGGGACATACCGCCGCCGATCCGGACGGCTACCGCGCCCGCGACGACGTGGCCGCCGCCTGGAAGCGCTGCCCGATCACCCGGCTGGCGCAGACCCTGGCCGATGCCGGGGTGCGCGGCGACCAGCTCGCGGCCCATGAGCGCGATGCCATCGAGGAGATGGACGCGGTCTATGACGACGCCAAGGCCGCGCCCTGGCCGCCGCTCTCCCGCGCCTTTGCCGATGTCCAGGACGTCGGCGATCCGCGCAACGGCGCGTATTGA
- a CDS encoding methylmalonyl-CoA mutase family protein: MTDAETTAADTEGLTLAADFPAADRDAWRKLAEAALKGAPFDKALTRRLAEGIVTDPIYAADAEQTPADAATRNAGALERVAHGWDIRQLHAHPDPVAVNKAVLTDLERGANSVILRLDKAGRRGGTAASDAENAGVDGVLLHSVEAVDAALKDVFLEAATVSLQPGGAFGATAAMMQAVWKQRGIAETDVLGHLGADPLGSLAGEGMLPESLDASMSRMARLAAETAKTYPNVTTVSVDTSAYHGAGANEAMDLAYALATGVAYLRAMEAAGLSVEDAAKQIEFSLPVGVDVFLGIAKLRAARRLWAEILGACGVAEDARSMRLHVITAPNAWAGRDPWVNMLRATVATFAGAVGGADSITVLPYSHACGLPDGFARRIARNTQVILAEESNLAKVGDPSGGSWYVESLTDQLAAKAWERFRVIEAAGGMARHLTSGAAAKDCAEAWAERERRIAGRREELTGVNAFPKVDEPPVDVGEVDRDALVAGAAKGLSGDQTLDKLLETHGPAETIQAPTVHRLGEAFEILRDASDAAAKRPTALLVLLGGPAMSTARATFARNHLGTGGVACVDVDADTGDVKAALTEAGTDLAVICSSDSIYADRAAETAKALKAAGAREVLLAGRPGEHEAAWGQAGIDGYIYAGDDTLATVRGVLSRLGVLNEGGQ; encoded by the coding sequence ATGACCGACGCCGAGACCACTGCCGCCGATACCGAGGGTCTGACCCTTGCCGCCGATTTCCCGGCGGCCGACCGCGATGCGTGGCGCAAGCTGGCGGAAGCGGCGCTGAAGGGCGCTCCCTTCGACAAGGCGCTGACCCGGCGCCTGGCCGAAGGGATCGTCACCGATCCGATCTATGCAGCCGATGCCGAGCAGACGCCGGCCGACGCCGCGACCCGCAATGCCGGGGCGCTGGAGCGGGTCGCCCATGGCTGGGACATCCGTCAGCTCCATGCCCATCCGGATCCGGTGGCGGTGAACAAGGCGGTGCTGACCGACCTGGAGCGCGGCGCCAATTCCGTGATCCTGCGCCTGGACAAGGCCGGCCGGCGTGGCGGTACCGCGGCGAGCGATGCGGAGAATGCCGGGGTCGACGGCGTCCTGCTGCATTCGGTCGAGGCGGTCGATGCGGCGCTGAAGGACGTGTTTCTGGAGGCGGCCACCGTCTCGCTGCAGCCGGGCGGCGCGTTCGGCGCGACCGCGGCGATGATGCAGGCGGTCTGGAAGCAGCGCGGCATCGCCGAGACCGACGTGCTGGGCCATCTCGGCGCCGACCCGCTTGGGTCGCTGGCCGGCGAGGGCATGCTGCCGGAGAGCCTGGACGCGTCGATGTCCCGGATGGCCAGGCTGGCGGCCGAGACGGCGAAGACCTATCCCAACGTCACGACGGTCTCGGTCGATACTTCCGCCTATCACGGTGCGGGGGCGAACGAGGCGATGGATCTCGCCTACGCGCTGGCCACCGGCGTCGCCTATCTGCGGGCGATGGAGGCGGCGGGCCTGTCGGTTGAGGATGCCGCCAAACAGATCGAGTTCTCCCTGCCGGTCGGCGTGGACGTATTCCTCGGCATCGCCAAGCTGCGGGCCGCCCGCCGGCTCTGGGCCGAGATCCTGGGCGCCTGCGGCGTGGCCGAGGACGCCCGCTCCATGCGGCTGCATGTGATCACTGCGCCGAATGCCTGGGCCGGGCGCGATCCCTGGGTGAACATGCTGCGCGCGACGGTGGCCACCTTTGCCGGTGCGGTCGGCGGGGCCGACAGCATCACCGTGCTGCCCTACAGCCATGCCTGCGGCCTGCCAGACGGCTTCGCCCGGCGCATCGCCCGCAACACCCAGGTCATCCTGGCCGAGGAAAGCAACCTGGCGAAGGTCGGCGATCCCTCCGGCGGGAGCTGGTACGTGGAGAGCCTGACGGACCAGCTGGCGGCCAAGGCCTGGGAGCGGTTCCGCGTCATCGAGGCGGCCGGCGGCATGGCCAGGCACCTGACCTCCGGCGCTGCCGCCAAGGACTGTGCGGAGGCCTGGGCCGAGCGCGAGCGGCGCATCGCCGGCCGCCGCGAGGAACTGACCGGCGTGAACGCCTTCCCGAAGGTGGACGAGCCGCCGGTGGACGTCGGAGAAGTCGATCGCGACGCCTTGGTGGCCGGCGCTGCCAAGGGGCTGTCGGGCGATCAGACCCTCGACAAGCTGCTGGAAACCCACGGCCCCGCCGAAACCATTCAGGCCCCGACCGTTCACCGCCTGGGCGAGGCGTTCGAGATCCTGCGCGATGCCTCCGACGCTGCGGCAAAGCGCCCCACGGCGCTGCTGGTGCTGCTCGGCGGGCCCGCCATGTCGACGGCGCGGGCGACCTTCGCGCGCAACCATCTCGGCACCGGCGGCGTTGCCTGTGTGGATGTGGACGCCGACACCGGCGACGTTAAGGCTGCCCTGACCGAGGCCGGGACCGATTTGGCCGTGATCTGCTCCAGTGATAGCATCTATGCCGACCGGGCGGCGGAGACCGCCAAGGCCCTGAAGGCCGCCGGCGCCCGCGAGGTGCTGCTGGCCGGCCGGCCGGGCGAGCACGAAGCCGCCTGGGGGCAGGCCGGGATCGACGGCTACATCTATGCTGGCGACGACACGCTCGCCACGGTGCGCGGCGTGCTCAGCCGTCTCGGCGTTCTGAACGAGGGAGGCCAGTGA
- the meaB gene encoding methylmalonyl Co-A mutase-associated GTPase MeaB, producing the protein MTDAPATQPRRRTLSVDDYVAGVREGNRAVIARAITLVESRKPAHRELAQEMLVRLLPHAGAAHRVGITGVPGVGKSTFIEALGKHLTGSGHKVAVLAVDPTSGRSGGSILGDKTRMTDLGQDENAFIRPSPSAGTLGGVARATRESMVVVEAAGFDVVLVETVGVGQSEVTVADMVDMFMVLMLPGAGDELQGIKKGILEIADMLVINKADGDNKDRAQRAAREYKGALHILQQADPDWSPRVLTCSALVKQGIDDVWGTVKEHRQALEAAGSFERKRAGQQVRWMWAMVRDRLIGALEGHPEVKALVPELEAAVVDGDTTPAVAATRILEAFGLDHA; encoded by the coding sequence ATGACAGACGCCCCGGCCACCCAGCCCCGCCGCCGTACGCTGTCGGTCGACGATTATGTGGCCGGCGTGCGGGAGGGGAACCGGGCGGTGATCGCCCGCGCCATCACCCTGGTGGAAAGCCGCAAGCCGGCCCACCGGGAGCTGGCGCAGGAAATGCTGGTCCGCCTGCTGCCCCATGCCGGCGCGGCCCACCGGGTCGGCATCACCGGCGTGCCGGGCGTGGGCAAGTCCACCTTCATCGAGGCGCTCGGCAAGCACCTCACCGGCAGCGGCCACAAGGTCGCCGTCCTCGCCGTCGATCCGACTAGCGGCCGTTCCGGCGGGTCCATTCTGGGCGACAAGACGCGGATGACCGATCTCGGCCAGGACGAGAACGCCTTCATCCGCCCCTCGCCCTCGGCCGGGACCCTCGGCGGCGTCGCCCGCGCCACCCGCGAGTCCATGGTGGTGGTGGAGGCCGCCGGCTTCGACGTGGTGTTGGTGGAGACCGTCGGCGTCGGCCAGAGCGAGGTCACGGTCGCCGACATGGTCGACATGTTCATGGTCCTGATGCTGCCGGGGGCGGGCGACGAGCTCCAGGGCATCAAGAAGGGCATCCTGGAAATCGCCGACATGCTGGTGATCAACAAGGCCGACGGCGACAACAAGGACCGCGCCCAGCGGGCGGCGCGCGAGTACAAGGGCGCGCTGCACATCCTGCAGCAGGCCGATCCCGACTGGTCGCCCCGGGTGCTGACCTGCTCGGCGCTGGTCAAGCAGGGGATCGACGATGTCTGGGGCACGGTGAAGGAGCACCGCCAGGCACTGGAGGCGGCCGGGAGCTTCGAGCGCAAGCGCGCCGGCCAGCAGGTGCGCTGGATGTGGGCCATGGTCCGCGACCGGCTGATCGGCGCGCTGGAGGGCCACCCGGAGGTCAAGGCCCTGGTGCCCGAGCTGGAGGCCGCCGTGGTCGACGGCGACACGACCCCGGCGGTGGCGGCGACGCGGATATTGGAAGCGTTCGGCCTCGACCATGCCTGA
- a CDS encoding alpha-ketoacid dehydrogenase subunit beta, producing the protein MVTMTYGEAAKNALHEEMQRDPTVWALGEDLRRGGVFGQYKGLPEIYGPDRISDAPISEAAIMGVAVGAALSGTRPVVEMRFADFALCAVDELVNQAAKARYMFGGQAKVPIVVREPMGMWRSSAAQHSQSLESWYTHIPGLVVVCPSSPVDNYGLLKSAIRCDDPVVYMEHKNLWALEGEVDNNDPLPLGRCRFLRKGTDITLVSWSATVHETMAAAKTLNDAGASVEVIDLRTLWPWDKERVFDSVKKTGRLIVAHESVQAGGFGAEIAATVSDVCFRDLRAPVKRLGAPRVPIAYAPPLEDTVRVTAAMIAETARKLMKM; encoded by the coding sequence ATGGTGACGATGACCTATGGCGAGGCCGCCAAGAACGCGCTGCACGAGGAAATGCAGCGCGATCCGACCGTCTGGGCCCTGGGCGAGGACCTGCGCCGGGGCGGGGTGTTCGGCCAGTACAAGGGCCTTCCGGAGATCTACGGCCCCGACCGGATCTCCGACGCGCCGATTTCCGAGGCGGCGATCATGGGCGTGGCGGTGGGCGCCGCCCTGTCCGGCACAAGGCCGGTGGTGGAGATGCGCTTCGCCGACTTCGCCCTCTGCGCCGTCGACGAGCTGGTGAACCAGGCGGCCAAGGCCCGGTACATGTTCGGCGGCCAGGCCAAGGTGCCCATCGTCGTACGCGAGCCCATGGGCATGTGGCGCTCCTCGGCCGCCCAGCACTCCCAGAGCCTGGAGAGCTGGTACACCCATATCCCCGGCCTCGTGGTGGTCTGCCCCTCGAGCCCGGTGGACAATTACGGCCTGCTGAAATCCGCCATCCGCTGCGACGACCCGGTCGTCTACATGGAGCACAAGAACCTCTGGGCGCTGGAGGGCGAGGTCGACAACAACGACCCGCTGCCGCTGGGCCGCTGCCGGTTCCTGCGCAAGGGAACGGACATCACCCTGGTGTCCTGGTCTGCCACGGTGCACGAGACCATGGCGGCGGCGAAGACTCTGAACGATGCGGGCGCCTCGGTGGAGGTGATCGACCTGCGCACGCTCTGGCCCTGGGACAAGGAGCGGGTGTTCGACAGCGTGAAGAAGACCGGCCGGCTGATCGTGGCCCATGAGAGCGTGCAGGCCGGCGGCTTCGGCGCGGAGATCGCGGCGACCGTGTCCGATGTCTGTTTCCGCGACCTCAGGGCACCGGTGAAGCGCCTGGGCGCGCCGCGCGTACCCATCGCCTACGCCCCACCGCTGGAGGACACCGTGCGGGTCACGGCGGCGATGATCGCGGAGACGGCGCGGAAGCTGATGAAGATGTGA
- a CDS encoding potassium channel family protein produces the protein MTPSDHTRPNWLAPAIATVILLILVATSAGGANWHLSAMVLATVAVVVALLHRLLPGSRFFSITFANAISVYACIYVSFLEARFEPATRLVEVVAFLLPILGFALAVVVRRKGIRAVILSEHPRIETRFDRVFLWLLPVVLIGVANFLVPMQDWEPAARSAWLFASMSVIAAIIFLAGHSVAVFLVDTGLLFEDFYLTAARLVKPAFAFLTFYSLITVIFAAIYRLIDRFDGVPTFTFSGVSRDIGFSESLYFSIVTLSTVGYGDIVPLTHAVRAVVAVQIVLGIILLLFGFQAVLRSTRDT, from the coding sequence ATGACGCCGTCCGACCATACCCGCCCGAACTGGCTGGCGCCGGCCATCGCCACCGTCATCCTGCTGATCCTGGTGGCGACATCGGCGGGCGGGGCGAACTGGCACCTGTCGGCCATGGTCCTGGCGACCGTGGCCGTGGTCGTCGCCCTGCTGCACCGCCTGCTGCCGGGCAGCCGGTTCTTCTCCATCACCTTCGCCAACGCGATCAGCGTCTATGCCTGCATCTACGTCTCCTTCCTGGAGGCGCGGTTCGAGCCCGCGACCCGGCTGGTCGAGGTGGTGGCCTTCCTGCTGCCGATCCTGGGCTTCGCGCTCGCCGTCGTCGTCCGCCGCAAGGGCATCCGGGCGGTCATCCTCTCGGAGCATCCGCGTATCGAGACCCGGTTCGACCGGGTGTTTCTGTGGCTGCTGCCGGTGGTGCTGATCGGCGTGGCGAACTTCCTGGTACCGATGCAGGACTGGGAGCCGGCGGCTCGAAGCGCCTGGCTGTTCGCCAGCATGTCGGTGATCGCCGCGATCATCTTTCTGGCCGGCCACAGCGTGGCGGTGTTCCTGGTCGATACCGGGCTGCTGTTCGAGGATTTCTATCTGACGGCGGCCCGGCTGGTGAAACCGGCCTTCGCCTTCCTGACCTTCTATTCGCTGATCACCGTGATCTTCGCCGCGATCTACCGCCTGATCGACCGGTTCGACGGGGTGCCGACGTTCACCTTCTCGGGTGTTTCGCGGGATATCGGGTTCTCGGAAAGCCTCTACTTCTCCATCGTCACGCTGTCCACGGTGGGGTATGGAGACATCGTTCCGCTGACCCATGCGGTGCGCGCCGTCGTGGCGGTGCAGATCGTGCTGGGCATCATTCTGCTGCTGTTCGGCTTCCAGGCGGTGCTGCGGTCCACCCGGGATACCTGA